TGGAGTACATTAGCCCTAATTCTCAACCTGGAGTTTTCTTCTACTATGACTTTTCTCCGATCAAGGTAGGTTCCTTTCATGTTCGACAAGGTATCTGTAGTGTAGTTTCATGACGATATAGGTAATTTCTGCTGTCAGtagaatcttttttttattctccaTATTGTTTGTTTATGTTACTTTGACTTGGAGGTGTGGGTCGGGTATGGATATGTCTTACACAAGCATGTTCAATTTCTTTCAAGCTTTTCCATATTTTTGAGGGCCCTTGGAGGTATGATATCCTGATATTCATGTCCGGATTTTGTCAGACATGagtacttaaagaaaaatgagaagtcGAGCCGCATAGTTGCTTTTCATTTTGTCGTCTTGTCTCGTGTTTGGTTTGTTTTAAGTTGTTTTCTTACTTTCTCTTCACTTGAACCCTAAAACCTTAGATAAACATGGTAGTCTGCGTATATTGGAAAGTCTCGTGTGCTTTGCCTGCTTAAAGCTTCATGGTAGTCCTTGTTGCAAGGTTTTTGGTTTCCCtctgttatttttatatacatctTTCCTCACCGTTCACATGCATAGGACCCGATCAGAGTCCAGAAGCTGATACATTTGAATGGTGATTAAAGATATGCATCGAAAAGTAAGAGAGGGAAACATAATCTAATGTTGATTTGCTAAAgatattaacttaaaaacatcTAGAAAAACACGGTATAACATCACATTTCGTTTTTCCTTGTGCAGGTCACTTTTAAGGAGGAGCATAGTTCATTTTTGCACTTCATCACCAATATCTGTGCTGTAATCGGAGGTACTATCATTACTATTCACTATATTTTCCTACTTGAATGTCAGATATTTGTGGACGGTTGGTCATATTATCATACTATGTCCGAATATGTATCGTGTAAGAgtagtttagaaaaaaaaaaaacgaagacttgtaataaaattattcatgactGAACCTAGTCCTAATGCGATTGTATTACTTCCCATTCAGGTATCTTCACAGTCGCAGGGATAATCGACACGTTCGTATACCATGGTCAAAgaaggatgaagaaaaagatggaaattGGAAAATTCAGATAATTTTGTCTGCACGTTTATTCCCACACACGACCTTGGCTTTCGACACGATAGTTTTTCTTGGCTTTCAACACGatagttctttttcttttccgaTGGTTCGGATGCTAAATTGTTGGTGCATTCATAGGGATCCATCCATGCTGCTGTTTTATTCCGAAGAGTGTATGACATTGGTCCTTCAAATCATTGCTGAAATTGTCTGGTTTGCCCCATATATTAGAGTCTTAAAGAGAATATAATTTATCTATGCACTTGTAAtttgtaattgatttttcttgttttaattcTTATTAACACCAAGCAGTTTCTAAAATTATTGCATATTTTGTCTGAAACTTTTCTCTACTAATACTATTTAATGGCAACAccaaaaaacttaataatatattaatatacctATTCTTATTATTCACTTAATGATTTGTGCAAATTTAGTTTCTCTAATTTTTGCTCAAAATTGGTTTTCTGCTTTTCGATTTGCTACTCAACTTATTAAAAGATTAGGTACAATTGCAAATTTAGCTCCtcaatttttatagttttgtcaatttgatccttactctttttatttttgttttaattattagaaaatgggaaaaaaacgCTTAAGAATAAACTCATAatcaattgaataatgatttcttaaaataatttaatttccgattgaataataattatgagtttattcttaagtaattgaaaatttaattttcttaaaaataactttgaaaGATTCCTCTCTTTCCACTCCTTGCTTTCTTTTTGAATATTCCCTAAACTTTCGTGACTTCTCTAGTAACCGAAATTATTTGACAAAACCTTcatcctttcttcttcttttttaacttgaaaccccaaaagggaaaaaaatcatgTCCCCTTTCTTGTATGGCTTTTTTCGATTTTCCAAATAGCTATAACCTCCTTGATGTGAGGACCTTAACATCCAGTGCAATACCATTTTTATTGAAGGTTATTTTACGATCTAGATTCAATTATTTCGTTGTTATTATAAGTgacttaagttattaaaattaaagttaaatgatgtaatttaattaaatcaaaagtttgatttatttgaaaatttaaaattaaaattaaaatttataatgtaaatTATAGTTAATAGTAGGGTTTTTTTGGCACGggaatattttatcatttttaaatatatatttttttaaaaattaataattaaagaaaataaaaataatagagatATTAGTGAACTTCTAGAGAGCAAAGCATTAGAACAAAAAATAAGGCAAGATATAGATGGTACATGGTTTATAATTAGgcaataaaaccaaaaatacaCACGGGTTGAATCACCAAATATGATTAGTTCTAGTTCAGATTTGAACAAAACCAAAGGAATATGCCACTCGCTCTTTATCTTTGCAACAATGGCAAGAATCAAATGGTACctaatctcttttttttccctccAATCAAGTACTATTTGGTCTCTATAGGAACTTGAACTCCACTGAGGTTGATCGTAGCATGGGAAAGCTTCAACCTAATGGCCTCGAATTCATCATTCTGCTGTTCTTCTGCAGTCAACCACGATGCTAAACAACGATCAATCAAGTCCTTGCCACAACTCAAGGGAGTACTTCCCTTGAAACTGCCCATCCTTGTAAATCTGGCTATCTTGGCGAGGTTTGTATCAGAGGGTTCCTTTGCATAACCCTCTAGAATGTCCTTAATGGCACTGCACCAGATAGGTCGAGCTACCTTAAGAAAGTCGTGCAGAACCACCACTGGAAGGTTCACGCTTCCTAGTTCGGACTCACCATGGCCACCTCTCCCATGATAATCTGACCCTCCAAGCTTCAGAAGGTTGTACGTATCCGCTAAGTCATTGTATGCTGTAAAGTGTAAACCCAAAAGACGTAAAAAGCTTTTAACTAGCAGCAGTCTTGGATCATCTTTGCCTAAAGCAAATATGCAATTATGCAGGTGTAGAATCTAATTGTGCAACTGTATGAAAATAATGGAGCATTACCATGAGCAcgattctaatttttttttgtccaagttcgCAAATGAAAACATGCTGATGTTAAAGAAAGGATATTAAGACAGCAAATCTAATACCTGCCAGTCTTCCATCACTTCTATAAACCTCCATTCCGTGAAGGCCTGCATCTTTTAACCGTCTTATGATAGGAATCGGGTTTTTTAGTGCCCAAGGATGAGCGAGAACTGCTAAACCCCCGGTTTCACATATCAGCTGCACTGCTTCTTCTGCAAGAGGCTCGCTTCCTCTGTAACAAGGACCAAAACAAATTCTTCATAAATCATCACCAAACGTGAAGAAATATGCATTGAACATGTTAAGCAGGAAAAGATACAAAGAAAAGATTACGTGGAATAAGCAGGTCCTCCATCATATAAATATCTTGCAAAAGCTTGCTTTAGATTCTCCACATAACCTGCTTCAACCATAGCTCGAGCCACATGCAATCTCCCAGGAGCCACTCCCTTGCCTGCAATCTTTGTAACATGCTCCCATTTAAGAGGTAGCTTGAGTTTATTGAGTTTCAAAACCATGTCCTTAGCACGTACGTAACGTCCCTCCCTTATGTTAGCCAATAATTTATCCAGCTCCTCGTACCTCGTGGGCCCACAGCTGCTGTAATATGCAAGGATGTGCACTGGTTCCTCCATTTCAGGATTTCTGCTTTTGAATCAATAAATGAAACATAAGAGGTGTAGAAATACACAGAAAACAACCAAACAATATGCGAGCCACTTCTACGACTGAttctacaaataaaatatttttttttcatttacgatgataattgtattaatcaAACAAGAACCTTGGAGAGAATATGGTGCTGATCTCAACACCTGGGATTATCTTGATACCGAATCTGCGAGCAGCTTCTACAGCTTCGGTGATTCCAGACATTGTATCATGATCTGTCAGAGCAAGAACTTTCACCTGTTCTGAACACAATATGCTAATCATATTCCAATTACTTAAAAGGGATTAAAGAATCGATATGTAAAACTGCCAATTTATTCAAAGAAACAgtagaaagaaataaatacgAAGATTACAAAGTTACAATATGTTAGAAATAGATAATTCCACGTAAAGGATCCGTGAATTCTTCCTAAAATACTAGAAATTGGTTTCGTAATTTGCCTTTTATTCTCAAAGTTCAGATATACTAGGGAATTCAAGCTTAATTCAGCCATTCCATAGTGTGTTTCTTCTGTAACAGCTTCCTAGATAAAAATGCCAAAGTTACCAAACCAAAGAAACATAAGTCTGAGTAGTCCATTTTATCAGGACAATAACCGGAAACTACAAACTCAAGCAAAAGGTATATGCACACATACCGAAAACAAACCACACTAGAgacacatacatacatgcatgcatgtgCAAAGGAATTGTTCAAATGCAAAGTCAAAGCAACATTAAACCAAAAAGAGTGTTCAATGTCACAGTAAAAGGGTTGTTAAAACAAAACTGgcttaaaccaaaaaaaagaagaaaatatttcactattcaaaaagaagaaaataaggcAAATAACATCATTAAAAAACTACCAAAAACCTGTCCTATTTTCAATTACAGAAACTTCTTTTCTGTTTCTTCAGTCATATGATTGTgtttgtgtttaaaaagaaaatgattaacaGAAGAACCTTTACtgttaaacatattaatttttgtcACTTGTCATGAATCATTGCTAAGTAGTTTTGACCATTTATGTGCCTAACCTAGAATCTATTTACTTCATAGGTGGAGTAGACCAAGCTTCTACATCCATAACCCTTAACACCCTACTTTGAAATCCCAATCTCACTAACATTTGCAGCTTACTTCTTGCTGGAACTCACCATCAAAATCTATACATTTATAACCCATTTTTCACCATCAATAAACCTCATAAATTTCAGAACTGCAGGTACTAAATAGTATACATTAGCCTTTAAATATGAAAGCAAGAAAAAAAGACCAGCACTAggaaaaatgaaattacaaaTTTGGAGCAAAAGTGACACATGAAAGTCAGTCTCAccatacttttttttatagaaaatctACAATACTTGGACGTAAGTGTTAGATAGtacaatttttttactcaagACAAACAGGAGAATCTTTACTgttaaacacataaatttttgtCACCTGTCATGGGTCATTGCTAAGCAGTTTTGACCTGGATTAGACCAAGCTCCTACATCCATGACCCTGACACCCTCCTTTGAAATGCCAATCTAACAAATATTTATAGCCACTTCTTGCTACTCACCATCAAAATCTATACATTTATAGCCCATTTTCACCATCAATGAACCACTAACATACAAAGATATGGATCCTCAGAGATTTCATAACTAAAGCTACTAAATAGTATACAGTAGCCTTTAAATTTGTAAGCAACAAAAAAGACTAGCactaggaaaaataaaattacaaacttgGAACACAAGTGACAGAAGAAGTCAGTCTACATTACTTTGACTCGGATGGTACAATCATGTCCCATACCTAAACGAAtaaatatttcaagaaaaatgaggAATGAGAACCCTGTAAAAGTAAAGGTTTTTAAATGTTAAACAGAAGGCATAGCCATAGTCATAGCCTTCAGTACAGTCACATAGCCTTATGAGTTCAAACCATATAAATCAATCTACAGTTGAATAAAAACAATGTACATCAAGAACAGACACACCAAGAACAGAATTCCCAACAGATTCACACACAACAAAGTACT
The nucleotide sequence above comes from Gossypium raimondii isolate GPD5lz chromosome 13, ASM2569854v1, whole genome shotgun sequence. Encoded proteins:
- the LOC105783462 gene encoding uncharacterized protein LOC105783462 gives rise to the protein MVGLGDNNNPSCQNNISSKAKDKMKNKKKKRGGSKRKMTAEQTSAFKSVTEWVYLDRHHHPNSSSTAGLSSWVVDDFGVQKSLGRGTEKMVFELHSHSKHSDGFLSPSKLVERAHGNGVKVLALTDHDTMSGITEAVEAARRFGIKIIPGVEISTIFSPRNPEMEEPVHILAYYSSCGPTRYEELDKLLANIREGRYVRAKDMVLKLNKLKLPLKWEHVTKIAGKGVAPGRLHVARAMVEAGYVENLKQAFARYLYDGGPAYSTGSEPLAEEAVQLICETGGLAVLAHPWALKNPIPIIRRLKDAGLHGMEVYRSDGRLAAYNDLADTYNLLKLGGSDYHGRGGHGESELGSVNLPVVVLHDFLKVARPIWCSAIKDILEGYAKEPSDTNLAKIARFTRMGSFKGSTPLSCGKDLIDRCLASWLTAEEQQNDEFEAIRLKLSHATINLSGVQVPIETK